ttgctaatTTAGATACAGAATCTGGGCTtctagatgagcaattttcccatatcccacacagcagtattgccCCTCAaatggctgttcaaggaaagcatacatggcacgtGATGTACACTGTGCCACTTAtgaagtccattgttctaatgttcCAAACAAGCTTCATGCCAAAGCTTGGGATCTTGCAAGTAGTTGCTGAGGAGTACACCAATCATGAGTAAATTGTTTATGAAATACATATTGTGGGGTTTGTGGGGTAATTTAGCATCAAAAGTAGAAGCCTCTGGACCTCACAGGCGACTTTTGTGATGCTGAGCACCAAAACAGTCACGTAGGAGCTTGTAGCCATCCAAAAGAAAAcagctttattcagctttaaaactattacaggaacaaaaaaaacagcttagcctctacttaaggcactacctcacttcttgaaTCGTAGCTAccttctaggttcaaggaacactgctggggttcctTCTCTCGCTCTTGGTGAGCTCAAACAAAACAATGTCATTTCTGGATCCCAGTCCTCTTGGAACAGGtcacctgtctgtctccaactggtccAGAGTCCTCCTGATGACTGCtggacacacagcactggcttgctgtgagctctccctctggagttggccagggatgggagttgtcaaggtccttttcaaccctggttgtgggttgctctccagcgccccctagATTCACACTCTTACAATGTATACAATAACTTATGAAAGAACAATGTCAGTGTCCTCAAATTCAGAAGAGACACCTGAAGCTGTGCATTGAATTGCATGCACTCTCCTATGCAAATGTGATTAGACGTTAAATGCTTGTGTTTGGGAGCTGGCAACATATGTTGTGTTATCCAACATGCAACAGCAGGCACAGAAGTGTGTGAGTGACCAGCACCATTTTAAATTACCTTCTTCAACAACCAACAAATATTCAGTTAACAAGGCAAAACAGGTTACTGATTCCCAAAAGCAAGCATAAAGGCCTTAAAACTTTTGAGATTTACTTCATCTGATGCACTACAAAGTGTTTCAGttgagtgtgaacacagcctgaggcATCTTTTTGTAAAAGCTGTCACGAAAGGTCCTTGTGATCCGAGAAGACAAGCACTGAGCGATATTTCTTAAGTTTTAGTCCAATATACAGCCATGTCCTATGGAAGAATGCTCAGCTTGCTCTCAAGACCAAGGTTCATCAACAACTCTTTCTACAAAAGGTTTCAAACAACAGCCCCACACCCAAATCCACCCCAACTTCCTCTGCTATCTGATTATCACCTAGTAGGGGGTGGGAATTTATTACACTAGTACAGCAAACCCCCACTGGATCTGCTGAATGGCCAAGACTTCTGAAGGAGTGTACAACATTCCAGGACTACAAACTTCCAGAGATCAATGTTACACACATgattatatacaaatacacatgtAACACACTACAAAACACCATATAGTCTTAGCCTACTGTGAAAAAAGCCATTTATAACTAATAGGAGATTAAGTTAAAGTTGGTGCTATCTCCACATCCTCACATCACACTCTGGGTCGGTGTCCTTGCACTCTGAAGATTTTTGTAATTTGAGTCAAtcctaataaataaataaattggaaGAATAGAGACTTACCAACAATGGAAACCAGCAGATACTAGCAATTATCATAATTCCAACGAGCTGGACCATCATTTCTACTTCACTGTTTCTGCGTCTTTGAACAGACTCACGGTCATGGCAAACTTTGCAAAGGGTCACAACGCTGACTGTGTTTAAAATGAAGGAAAGGCAGACAGAAAAAATGCCAACCAAGGAAAATATTAATCCAAATGCCCTATTCTTGGGGTCCTGTAGCAATGTTAGAAAACACCAGGACTTTGGGTATTGTAAGGTGTAACTACCAATGCCCATTACAGGAAATAAAGctaaaaagaaagcaaaaaaccATACAAAGACAACAATTAAGTATGCTCTCTTTTTAGAAATATTGGCAGAACGTGAAAATGGTTTAGTTATACCAAAAAATCTTTCAGTAGCCATGGATGCACCGAGCAAAAGAGGGCATTGTCCATAAAAAACCATAGATAGTCCAAAAAAGTTACAGAGATAACAGTTTTGATCTAGAATCTTCCAGTCAAATTGAGTTATATGGTAAAACATCACAATAATACCAGTCACTAATAGTCCCATGAAGTCTGTGACTACCAAACCCCCTAGAAAGATTAAAAAAGAAGACCTTGAACGACTGTGAGTCTTCCTAGATGTACTGATCAGGACACAAAAAGCAAATAAGTTGGATGATAGACCGATAATGGAGAAAATAGTGGAGAACCACAAAGAAGTAATGGGCTTTTGATTATCCACAGATTTTGTTACATTAATATAGCGAAAGCAGGAGGCTACAGATGAGGAAAATGTCTTTTCTACCCCCATTGTAGGGCATAAACTTGATTCCACTGTGTTTACCAAACACATGTTTGTCTCCTCTGAAGGTATCTTACGTGGAAAactgtgtaataaaaaaaaagtataattctGTTCTTTATTTAGTTATTAATAAAACTTTTCATTCCTTCCATCAGTGTTCTTTTAGGACTCTGGAAATTGAAGATAATCTGGAAGTAAAAGCagaatttttttcaatttaattGTGATTCAAAAATAAATAATCTGATCAATGAACAATGACCGTGATTTTGTATAAACAGTTTATAGTTTAATAGACAGCGAAACAAGGGTGAAAAAGctctatcaagtccaacctataaatcaTGAAGCTttaatccagaaaaaaaaacttacaagtCGATGCCAACTGGTCCAAAACAAGGAGAAATTCCTTCCTGACACCAATATGGCAGAAGGAATAACTTCCTGGATCAATATCAAATTGTCAAAATGTTTtgttcccacatcatgtcatattttTGTTCGAGGAATCCATGAATAAATAACATACATCAGCGGAACAATATCATCTGGTAGAGAGTTCCAAAGTATCAATGCTTTTACAGAAAAGAATTCGTagtaccttctctcctctaggcatagaggatgccctcttgttGTGGCCACAGACATAGGTATAATAAGATTGTTGGTAAGCTCTCTGGCCATTCAGGTATTCCATTCCATTGCTATGAGGTCTCCCATTACCTTctttttttctaagctgaattACACCAAGTATTGTAATCTGTAGGGAGAAATCCAAAAAGGAATCCAGCATCcagataaaaaatgaaaatataaaatccgccactttattgaaaaaaggttaaaaacgTAATACTTTTGAATATtacatttttaacctttttttctgTGATTAGAGCTGGATTTTGTATTTTGtctttttgcctggatgctggattccttttcagattttgttcattttaccagtgctcataaatattttaaagctgtgattagttgccatgggcaactagaaatattctgccttTCAGATAGCTTgacaaatatgccccaatatatacAAATAGAATTCAGATATATTCTTCAAGTGAGATGTCATTGTGTACAAAGGACATGTGGTCAACCAAAGCCCCCATTAGCATTTCAAAAGTCAGGAAGCTGCATATTTGGATAAGGTGTTCATACAGTTAGACATGAAAAAACTGACTTTAAGTAAGGAAGCAGCAACTTCTGTGACTATTGAAAATGGAAAAAGTGAAATAGCAAAAGAAAATGAGATCATCTGTACCATGCAACAAATCCTTGCCAAGAAGACAAATTTATGTTTCAATTGCAATAATTTGAGCTTGTGGCTGCTGCAGACCATTCTACAACCATAGTTACCTCAGCTAAAGCCCTGAACTAAAGGTTAGTGTACATGATAGAGGACAAACATCAGCTGGTGCTGGTGACACATTTGGAGGATTAAATGGTGGCTCGGAATCTTCACTGATCATTCAAAACTTGCAATGTGTGATAGCTCTTTCCATAGCATGGAGTGAATGCAATGTTAAAGATATGTTGACACATGATGAAAATTTAGATTCTTTATTGTTTGATCGTCAATGGCTTCATTTCCATAATGAGTCTCCATAAAAGAGGATGGCGCCTAGCGTGATAGCGAAGTGTATTTGTTTTCAGGTGAGTATTGAAAGGTGCTCACCTGGTAGGCACTTGTATGTTTGCAACAAAATTAATTAACGAAAAATGTGATCACAGAATGAGAAGTAGTGGTTCAGAATAAAAGAGATTAATCTCAAAATGAAATTACTCTGTGTGCTGGACACGTCATGATCTCTTCTAAGATATTGAGAAGTGGCATGGAcaccaaggtaaaaaaaaaagtccacatAGTGTCAGGGAGTCACTATGGTAGTCAGGGAGTTAATCCCAGTAATTATCGGACGGCCCAGAGGGCTTCTGGCATTTTTGTGCACTTTGTGCAAGTAGTAGAATTTGTGCACTTTGTGAAAGTAGTAGAATATTGCGGTTTCCGGATCCTCTACTCTTAGGTACTGAAGTTCTTATTTAGAGAGAATCCCTAGTTCAAAACCTTCATCCAAAGGGCATATAATTTAAATTTAAATTGGGAGGTGGGATTTTTTTCTAACTTAGAGTAGAAGGCAGTGTCAGACAATAAACATAGGGCCTCCATAATGTAGTCAGATTTACTTAGAATAACTATCCCTCCCTCCTTATCAGTTGGGTTTATAATGACTTCATCATTAGAGGTTAGGAGTTTAAGGACCTTTATTTCTTTGactgttattattgtttttattaatgCAAAAATCAATTTTGGGTGGTGCACAAGAACAcatggagctactcacggtacaaGACTAGTCCACCATGTCTTAGTAAACATCCAAAAATAGAAACGAGAGATTATTCGCTGTAGCCGGAGCTCCCAATTCTTATGTTGTTACGTTTTCTCCAATATATGACATTAAATAAGCAGATCCTACCGTTCATATGTGTCATATATTCAATTATCTATGTTATCCTCAATGACGTTTGTGTAAATGTGCTGCCACTTAAAGGTAAAACCTTATATTCCACTAAACCATTATTGTATGACAGTATTTTCTTCTATAATGACTAATGTTGTTTCTTgtgtacatttacaagaatttagTTGTGTACTAACCCCATAATGAAAAATCTTCACCCAGTAAAACCCTTTACATTTCTACTACCATTTCCTTTTCCTATTTATTCTATATTCTTGGTGTGATACTTCTCTTAACATAATAATTCGGATCCAGGTGGCACAATTTTTTGCAGAAACGAAAAAATAAAACCTCACTGGAGAggagtataaataaatataaaattgagCAGACGAGAGGGATATTGGATCCATAAGTTGGATACCCTTACACCTAGGGGTCTTAATATCGATTTTGAACTTAAGTGTTTTCTGAAGGATTATGAATTGGTTACCATAAGTATGTTTTTACACTATAGTAATAAGAGAATAAACACAACACCGGATGAGAGAGGGACATTATATCACTATGATATTGtaataagaataaaaaataaaaaaagagtgaAGATAGGGACAAATGAAGGATAGTAAGTTTAATCATAAGGGCACAAGAGAAGCAAGGACAACAATCCAAAGGTAGCCAATGACCCGAGTAAATGAAAGCTGAAGGCAAGGCCCAGGcaaggcacccctgaggaagccccgATCCACGGCGATACACGTGGGGCATTGCCTGGGCTCCCTTTTTCCAGCTTTCAGCTTTTGTCTTCAGCTTTCATTTACTTGGGTCATTGGCTACAtttgtgtatatagtgttttCACACTTGCAATTGTTTCCTTATCTTTGAGGGTTATTGCATACATTATTTGTCCTTTGGGTATTATATGGATTCGGAACACATTTCTGTCCTTCCCCTTAGACCCCAATATTGTGCAGTTCATTTCACTCTGTAGCTGCAGTGCTTATTTGTAACATTGGTTTTGTGGTGTGTTCTTGGGGGCCCTTTAGCAGGTCTCTCTGTCACTATCATATGACAGTTACCTGCTATGTTTGGTTATTAGAATGCAGTTGATCTGTATTCTctctttttaatagtttttataatTTCTGTCCATTTGATTTTCCTGTTTTTTTGTATGAATTTTAATAAAGGGTTGTTATTATTTTTTGCTACTTAACACATGTTGTCCTTGCTATTCTCTTATGTATTTTCATGTGTGTAGCGCCATTTTTGATTTCCCTATAGGGATGGGATTCCATTCTCTTATATTACATAATCATAAGGGCACATCTACACGATAAGAGAAGTATAACAccaagaatataaaataaataggaAAAGGAAATGGTAGTAGAAATGTAAAGGGTTAATATTTCTACTGGGTGAAGATTTTTCATTATGGGGTTAGTACACAActaaattcttgtaaatgtacacAAGAAACAACGTTAGTTGTTATAAAAGAAAATACTGTCATACAATTAGAATAATGGTTTAGTGGAATATAAGGTTTTACATTTAAGTGGCAGCACATTTACACAATCGTCATTGTGGATAACATAGATAATTGAATATATGACACATATGAACGGTAACATAGATAAAATAAATCTATAATGGTAGCACGTACATTCAAATGAAACTAAAAGATAATCCAGGATACGGCGCATATGAAAGGCAGTATAGACAaacaaaaagaaatatataatacAACTGATATGGAAGAACTCACTATGTGGATTATTGTAGTCAGGAAACCCCTCGGTGGTGGGAGCATGTAATATGAATTAGGAGGAAACACAACTGCTTCGTTCAGCCATACAAAACAGTCATATACGATAGAACTAGACTGGAATCCCCAGTAGGGATTAACGTGGTGATAGCGTGGTCTGAACAGAGACATATTTTTATCAGAAGGATCTGCTTATTTAATGTCATATATTGGAGAAAACGTAACAACATAAGAATTGGGAGCTCGAGCTAGAGCGAATAATGTCTCGTTTCTATTTTTGGATGTATACTAAGACGTGGTGGACTAGTCttgtaccgtgagtagctccatgTGGGCGTTTTTGTGCACCACCCAAAATAGATTTTTGCATGTGTTAAGAGGTCCACAGTGTGTGCACGCGCCTGATCTTGTCTGAGGGTTTTTTCGACCTGTATAAAATGCGAATACAGTGAAGCATTTAGCAAGAACTTTTGGATTCTAGTTTATTTTCTGCCCACTTATAACTTCTTGAAAGCAGTGAAGCATAATCTATGACCCATTTGAAGCAATTTTAATTGTATACAGCAAAGATAATTTTATGTATATATCGCTTttgtataacttttaaaaaaCAGTGGGACATAACCTATGATCTATTTGGAGCAACTGTAATTGTATGCTGAAAAATCAATTGTTTTATACTGCTATTGTGTCGGAGAGTGTAAAAAATGAATGTCTTTGACTTTCAGAGTGTGAACATATCagaatttccaaatttttttcaaaatcagAAAGAgtcaagtttacaaactgatgaCCTATAGAGTAATTTCAGAAATTTGGAACTGCTGATGATTAAGGCGTTAAATACAATGTGGTATATAGCATCATTGGAGAACTTCTTAAAAAAGGACATTATACCCGAAGGCCTGAGGTGGCAATTACCTCTAAATACGGATACAAATGACACACATGAACATAAAGCGTGGGAAAAACTCCTGAACCAATGCTCTTTTAAAGTTATGCGATTTATAATAGAGGTGAGAAAGAGAAAGTTAGAGAATATAAATTAAAGTATAGAAGATTTTATGTAGAAATGTCAAGCATGTGTCAAAAGAATGTGAAAGAGGCAGAACAGGAAATGAAATCTAGGAAATTCTAAAAGCTTAATAAAATTAAAAGAGATTATGCGGACAATGGGGTATATCGATGGAATAGAAGAAATAACATACATGTAGAAGAAGGCATTAAGGCAGAGTCTGATAAAATAGACCCCGGGGCAAATGGGGATAATGTCCATTAGACACTTAATAAAAGAGAGAGATTTGTAACAATGAAAAATGAGCATCAGGAACCACATAAGCACAGGAAGAATGTACAATATGAATTGCATCCGAATAAAGAAAACTATAGGAGAAACATGGATTCTAGAGGCTCTAGGAACAGGGACTATAGACCCTTTAGAGAGGGATTCAATGACTATAGACCGTTCAGAGAAGGATATAATCACTATGAAAGCAGACCAAGATATGGGGACAGAAAACGatctaactaccgtatatactcgagtataagccaacccgagtataagccgagacccctaattttaccatcaaaaactaggaaaacctattgactcgagtaaagccgagggtgggaaatgcattagtcacagaccccccccagtatgtatacagcctgcccccagtagtatacagcagcccccagtagtatacagcctgccaccagtagtatacagctttcccccagtagtatacagcattgcccccagtagtatacagcactgccccagtagtatacagcctgccctcagtagtatacagcctgccctcagtagtatacagcctgcccccagtagtatacagcactgcccccagtagtatacatcactgcccccagttgtatacagcactgcccccagtagtatacagccagcccagcattaaaagaaaataataaacttatatactcagcctccggtggccccgacctgcagcgctgctcccccgatctgCGCGGGTCTTCTTCTGGCTTCGGcccccgtcttctgtcttcactaacttcgtgccgggtgccgccattgttctcccctggacggcgccgctgctgacgtcatactaggcgccacctggaggaaaaacatggcggcgcccggcacgaagttagtgaagacagaagacaggcgccgaagccagaagaggacccgcgcggacatcgggggagcagtgctgcaggtcggggccaccggagggtgagtatataagtttattattttttaaagattttttatgactgtatgactcgtgtataagtcgaggggacgtttttcagcacattttttttcacatttttttctggGTATAAACATCATAATGACCAGAACAACTTCACTCCAAAAAAACACAACTCCTACACCTCTAGAAGGGACTGGAGAAAAGAGTACTATCCCTATTCCCGAGAATTTAATGTAAACACATATAATAGATTTCCCTTTGTCGACATATGAGGAGAGCCCTAGTATTAATAGACAAAATTTTCCCCACCAAAAAATAGGAAATGGACATCTGGAGAATATGAGAACAGGAAAGAGAAAACTTGACGAGGGGGGAGAAGAAGAAAACATCAGGGGAGAAATTAAAAGAACAAAAGAAGTCTAGATGATTCAGGTATTTTTAATTTGAGCTCTGTAAAATTAACTGAAGATCACATATCATTGCTGAATAAAGGATATGCCCCGGAGGCGAAGTTGGATAAATTCCACACATACAttgatattaataaatatataaggtatataaacttaaaaaaaatatttcatgaaTAGGAATCCCACAATAGAAGACCACAATAATAAATACACTTCTCTCAAAACAAAATCAGACTTTATCCCCCCACCTATGAGTAATAATGAATGTGTAGAAACATTTAAAAGGCTGATTTTGAGAGACTTTAAAAACATTAAAGGTGGAAATTGGAATGACAATTTAGACAAGGGAGAAAGAAGGACACTGAAAGAACTAAGAGacaacaaaaatgtatttataaaaagtGCAGACAAGGGTGGGGGGTGGTTCTTTAGATAAGATCGACTATTACAAAGAAATGTATCAACAATTGAAAGACACAAATGCATATATCCATGTATAAGGAGACCCCACAACACGTTATAAAAAAGAATTAACCAAACTTTTAGAGTGGTGTAGAGAATTTGACATTATCAACGAAAAGGAATTTCTATATCTAAATATTCACACCTCAAAAATCCCAGTAATATACTATTTACCGAAAGTGCATAAAGATAAGCGGAATCCCCCCATTGTCTTGTGCCGCCTGGTGGAATATATTGATTTACATCTTCAACcatcaattaaaaaaatgaaatctttCCCAAAAGACTCCCAACATTTAATAGAAATCCTGCAAGACATATATATTGGATAAGAGGAAGAGATTATACTCTGTTCCTGTGATGTGTCAGCCTTATCGATACCTCAAAAATTAGGCATTAAGGCCATAAAGGAGAAACTAGAGACAGTTAGTGAAATTGGGTGGCAAAGGAGGTATTTCTTATAGGAAGCCATCAAGTTTTGTCTCGAATCCAATTACTTCTGGTTCGATGACCAATTCTATGTACAGAATCGTCCCCTGAACGGCGATGGGGGCTAAATTTGCGCCATCGTTCGCcaacctgtacatggaaaaatgggaagAAGAGTACATATATAGTGATGAGAATAGATTCAAGGAGAAAATATTGCTCTTCAAGCGGTTCATCGATGACTGTATTATTACTTGGAGGGGAGAACAACAAGAATTAGAAGAATTTAtgaaatatattaatattaatttatGGTTTAAGATTCACCTATGAGAAAAGTTATGATGTGATCCACTTCCTGGATTTAGAACTATTTTGGGAAGGAAATCATATCAAAAGTAGAAATTACTTTAAACAATTGGATGTGAACAGCTTTATAGAATTCGATAGTTGTCACCATCGACCGTGGATTAGCAATGTCCCTAGAGGACAAATAAAAAGAATTGAAAGAAACTGTAGTAATAAACAGGATATAGAAAAGCAGGTAAAAATCATCAAGGATAGATTTAAACAAAGAGGATATCCGGAAAAACTATTTACAGAAAAACAGAAAGAAGCTAAACAAAATATATAGTGAAACTATAAATCCCTTATTTATAACTTCATTTTCCAAAGAAGCATTAAAAGTCAAATCTATCATAAACAGATTCTGGCATGTATTGAAAGGGGACCCTGTAATAGGGGCAAAATTGCCAGATAAACCCACAACCATCTTTCGGAAAGCCTCTTTACTAAGAGATTTACTAACTAGGAGTTTCTTGAAAACTAAGGGAGAACCTATAGATATGGTCAAGGACAATAAATTTGTGTTTTGTACTAAGTGTAAGGTGTGTAAAGAAACAAAATGCCCTAAGACaaatatagaaatgaatggacatAAAATTTCAGGAAACTGTGATATGAATCGTAACACAACAAATGTCGTCTatctaataattagagatgagcgagcatacttgtACAACCATTAGCGTACTCACAACTGCTCGTTGCATGGAcaaatatttcgccagcttgcgaaaatggcatctcccgccgttttgatttttggtggccagaaacagagccaatcacaagccaagagactctgcagtacacccagcatcacgtagtacacttacatgtcgatagcagtggttggctggtctgatcaggtgaccctggaatatataaGCTACTGCCTGCGGTGCTCGGattattctctgcctggatgctgttagggatagagctgctgctggtcagggatagtgttagggtgttctattagattagtgttaggcaggagtgattttaCAAgcacccaacagcccttgttagggctacaatagtgttattttttttttaatttgcttgtggctgggcttgctggcactagtagtgcagctactacacttttgtgatgaatttgcagggagacttgcgaacgttatttttggctcttagtgacacacataaccattttaaacagctaagtgggacaatttattggtggtttgattttttttttcaaaagtgaaagtgaaagtcacagcacaaaatccttttgtgtgctgtcagtggtgcaaatgcaatttcatctagcttagtcttgcctgctactgtttagcaagctggtctccagaaatcccaatccacattctctctgccggtgaagagtactgtacgtcacgtgtgatTTCTTCTTCGTCTTTCTTtcataaagaaatttaaaaaacaaaaaaaagttataaaaaagaaaaaacaaacaaaaaatgtttctcttttaattttttaaatttacagtttatatttctcttttgtctataaaatagtctttcatttggaaaatgttgaacctgagggctaagggtagaggacgaaggtgtgggcatccaattactgcaggggtcagaggccgtggtcctgagcagggtgagacactacctgctgatgagggagcaggggaacgccgcagagctacactccctagcttcatgtctcaacagtgcaaacaggtgtcATGGATTGCagatttgtccaccagtcagtcttccaagtagtccacccatgttacccaagtgagcagtCCTCCAGCTCAtacacctcaacctccttccccccagtctgcctcctcccaggaaaatttggaatttgatccggcatactccgaggaactgttttctatcgcctaggcgataaaaggcacaccgcccaagagctattacatggCATcatggtgcagactgatctgtggctggcaccgctgaacctgaagccaggcatggtt
The DNA window shown above is from Engystomops pustulosus chromosome 1, aEngPut4.maternal, whole genome shotgun sequence and carries:
- the TBXA2R gene encoding thromboxane A2 receptor; this encodes MCLVNTVESSLCPTMGVEKTFSSSVASCFRYINVTKSVDNQKPITSLWFSTIFSIIGLSSNLFAFCVLISTSRKTHSRSRSSFLIFLGGLVVTDFMGLLVTGIIVMFYHITQFDWKILDQNCYLCNFFGLSMVFYGQCPLLLGASMATERFFGITKPFSRSANISKKRAYLIVVFVWFFAFFLALFPVMGIGSYTLQYPKSWCFLTLLQDPKNRAFGLIFSLVGIFSVCLSFILNTVSVVTLCKVCHDRESVQRRRNSEVEMMVQLVGIMIIASICWFPLLIFIVQTVLQQHKNELMEKEIPRNTEKLLLIFLRVATWNQILDPWVYILFRRAVLKRIYPSLNSRPSVVSLYPTLTISLRRNCRCESINN